The genomic interval AGTGCTGGCGTTCGAAGCGGGAGCGACAGATCCTTTGTCGCTGGCAGGCGAAGGATCATCCGGTGAGCTTTGGGCCGCGGCTCTCTGTCTCTGTGCCTTGTGGCCAACATTGTGGTTGTAGCGGTTCATGGTGATCTCGATGCCGTCTGCCAGCCAGGACTGCACAGCCTGAGCGACGCGGTCGATAGTCTCCGCAACCAGGATGGATTCATCGCCCTCGCGGAAGGGCAGCAGGACATAGTCGGCGGGATCCATTCGACCTGACGGACGGCCAATGCCGACCCGGATGCGGCTGAATTCCTGCGTGCCAAGCCTCTCAATGATGCTGATCATCCCTTTGTGCCCGCCAGCGCCTCCGCTCTTGCGGATGCGAACAGTTCCGACAGGCAGATCAAGATCATCGAAGATGACCAGAAGGCGGTCCGGCGTGATTCGGTAGAAGTTCGCCACAGCGCTGACGGCATCGCCGCTGAGATTCATGTACGTCTGCGGTTTGATCAGCAGGACTGGCTGCCCGACAATCGTCCCGCTGGCGATGAGCGCCTTCCCCTGTTTGCGGTCGAATGACAGGCCATGCCGTTCGGCCAGTGCATCCACACAGCGGAAGCCGATGTTGTGACGGGTATTGGCGTATTTCACACCCGGGTTCCCCAGGCCGACGATCAAATAGCGTTCAGCCATGACGCCCTGTACACCACTTCTTAATGTAGTCGCAAATGCACCCGCGCAAATCCTGTGCGGGTAACCGTGAGCAAAGCAACATATAAGTCTAGCAGTCGGGATAACAAACCGCAAAAAAACAACTATGCGTTTTTGACTTGTTTGAGGAGGCTGGCTGTGCAGCAGACGAGGCTATGTGATGCTAAGTAAGCCGGCGGTAAGGCTGTAGAACTTTTGCTCGGAGGGGGAATCTGCGCTAAAATAACCAAATTGAATTCCGGTAAATTCGAGGGAGGATAGCGTGGCGGACGGTTTGCAATATACCGAGGCAACCATTCAATACTTGGAAGGCATGGAGCATGTCCGCCGCCGGCCAGGCATGTATGTGGGGGGCACCGATCAGCGCGCCCTGCATCACCTGATTTACGAGGTTGTGGACAATTCGATTGACGAAGCTCTGGCCGGGCGCTGCGACACGATCGAAGTGGTGTTGCATGATGATGGGTCGGTATCGGTTGATGATAATGGCGGTGGCATTCCGGTGGGTGAACACCCCACGGAAAAGATCTCTACGCTGGAGCTGGTACTCACGCGCATCGGGGCGGGCGGCAAGTTCGACGGGCAGGCCTACAAAGTATCGGGCGGTCTGCACGGCGTAGGCGTTTCCGCCGTGAATGCGCTTTCTGATTGGATGAGGGCTACTGTACGGCGCGATGGCAAGGTCTGGCAGCAGGAGTATCGTCGTGGCAAGCCGACGGGCAAAGTCCGCGCAATCCGAGATATGAAGCCGGGTGAACGGACGGGGACCACCATCAGCTTCAAGCCCGATCCGACGATCATGCAGGAGACAGAATTCAACTACCTGACCCTGGTGCAGCGCTTCCGCGAGATGGCTTTTGTCACGCGGGGGGTGACGATCACCATCCGTGATGAACGGGTCAAACCCATCTCCCGGGATATGACCTTCCATTTTGAGGGCGGTATCCAGTCGTTTGTGCGCTACATCAACCGCAATCGTAAGGCTTTGCACCCGGTGATCTACGCTGAACGCGAGGTGGTGGTCAACGAGGGTGACGACAAGAAGCAGTACACGATTGGCGTTGATGTGGCCTTCCAGTACACGGATGCTTCAACAACGACCGAGTTAGCTTTTGCCAACACGATCAACACACCTGATGGCGGAAGTCACCTGACCGGCATGCGCACGTCGATCACCCGCGTGATCAACAACTATGCGCGGAAGGCGGGCCTGCTCAAAGACAAAGACCCAAACTTCTCCGGCACAGATACACTGGAAGGGCTGACTGCTATTGTTAGCGTCAAGCATCCCGATCCGCAGTTTGAGAGCCAGACCAAGGTCAAACTGATGAATCCGGAGGTCGCCGGTGTGGTGTCCTCGGTGACCGCCGACGTGTTTGCCGAGTATCTGGAGTTGAACCCGCGCGAGGCCCGGCGGATCGTCGAGAAGTGCATGACGGCCATGCGCGCCCGCGACGCTGCCAAAAAAGCCAGAGACCTGGTCCGGCGCGGCACCAGCTTGCTGGAAAGTACCACTTTACCGGGCAAGCTGGCTGACTGTTCGGAGCGCGACCCCGAACGTTCGGAGCTATACATCGTCGAGGGTGACTCGGCTGGTGGCAGCGCCAAACAGGGACGCGACCGCCATTTCCAGGCGATCCTGCCGTTGCGCGGCAAGATCCTTAACACAGAGCGAGCGCGGTTGAACAAGATTCTGGACAACA from Anaerolineae bacterium carries:
- a CDS encoding aminoacyl-tRNA hydrolase, with product MAERYLIVGLGNPGVKYANTRHNIGFRCVDALAERHGLSFDRKQGKALIASGTIVGQPVLLIKPQTYMNLSGDAVSAVANFYRITPDRLLVIFDDLDLPVGTVRIRKSGGAGGHKGMISIIERLGTQEFSRIRVGIGRPSGRMDPADYVLLPFREGDESILVAETIDRVAQAVQSWLADGIEITMNRYNHNVGHKAQRQRAAAQSSPDDPSPASDKGSVAPASNASTTDHALQEDSKSS
- the gyrB gene encoding DNA topoisomerase (ATP-hydrolyzing) subunit B, with translation MADGLQYTEATIQYLEGMEHVRRRPGMYVGGTDQRALHHLIYEVVDNSIDEALAGRCDTIEVVLHDDGSVSVDDNGGGIPVGEHPTEKISTLELVLTRIGAGGKFDGQAYKVSGGLHGVGVSAVNALSDWMRATVRRDGKVWQQEYRRGKPTGKVRAIRDMKPGERTGTTISFKPDPTIMQETEFNYLTLVQRFREMAFVTRGVTITIRDERVKPISRDMTFHFEGGIQSFVRYINRNRKALHPVIYAEREVVVNEGDDKKQYTIGVDVAFQYTDASTTTELAFANTINTPDGGSHLTGMRTSITRVINNYARKAGLLKDKDPNFSGTDTLEGLTAIVSVKHPDPQFESQTKVKLMNPEVAGVVSSVTADVFAEYLELNPREARRIVEKCMTAMRARDAAKKARDLVRRGTSLLESTTLPGKLADCSERDPERSELYIVEGDSAGGSAKQGRDRHFQAILPLRGKILNTERARLNKILDNNEVKALISALGTGISEDFKLENLRYNRIIIMTDADVDGAHIRTLLLTFFFRYMTPLIQNGYLFIAQPPLYRLDYRKNSRYAYSDAGRDEIIKEWGADPAKVAIQRYKGLGEMNPEQLWETTMNPATRTLLQVTIEDAAEADRIFDMLMGSSVPPRRRFILTHAKNVRNLDI